Proteins co-encoded in one Gemmatimonadaceae bacterium genomic window:
- a CDS encoding FAD-dependent monooxygenase, whose protein sequence is MTRGPQHAQAIVVGAGPAGAAAAWALASQGIDVLMLDKATFPRDKPCAEYLSPQGSRILDAMGVLGEVEAAGAAQLTGMRVRSPDGGVIHGEFAAQHGFTGFRDRGLALRRRRLDPILQQAAIRAGARLMEHASVESLLTDGGTVSGVRVRVDGTVRALNAPLVIGADGLRSIVARRMGLEARLPWPRRVAFVAHWRQVRGIGAQGEMHVERDGYVGLADVGHGETNVAIVVPRRLAREAAGDAAGFMARWLARHPQLAPRFEGATRTGPVQVTGPFASHARRGAAAGVALVGDAVDFFDPFTGEGIYAALRGGELLGGYAADAAAAPTPAAAFRALQAYDAARTAEFRQKWVVERVIGAAVSSPMLMNHAARVLGARRDLADLLVGVTGDFVPARAVLSPAFLLHFLDPRRWRLPRRAT, encoded by the coding sequence GTGACGCGCGGCCCGCAGCACGCGCAGGCCATCGTGGTCGGCGCCGGTCCCGCCGGCGCGGCCGCGGCGTGGGCGCTGGCGTCGCAGGGAATCGACGTGCTGATGCTCGACAAGGCCACCTTCCCGCGCGACAAGCCGTGCGCCGAGTACCTCAGCCCGCAGGGATCACGGATCCTGGATGCGATGGGCGTGCTCGGCGAGGTGGAGGCGGCAGGCGCCGCCCAGCTCACCGGCATGCGCGTGCGCAGCCCCGATGGCGGCGTGATTCACGGCGAGTTCGCCGCGCAGCACGGCTTCACCGGCTTCCGTGACCGCGGCCTCGCGCTGCGACGGCGCCGCCTCGATCCCATCCTCCAGCAGGCCGCCATCCGCGCCGGCGCGCGGCTGATGGAGCATGCCTCGGTGGAGTCGCTGCTGACCGACGGCGGCACCGTGTCGGGTGTGCGCGTGCGCGTGGACGGCACCGTACGCGCGCTGAATGCGCCACTGGTGATCGGGGCCGACGGGTTGCGCAGCATCGTGGCGCGTCGCATGGGCCTGGAGGCGCGCCTGCCGTGGCCGCGCCGCGTGGCGTTCGTGGCGCACTGGCGGCAGGTGCGCGGCATCGGCGCACAGGGCGAGATGCACGTCGAGCGCGATGGCTACGTAGGCCTGGCCGACGTGGGCCACGGCGAGACGAACGTGGCGATCGTCGTCCCCCGCCGCCTCGCCCGCGAGGCCGCCGGTGACGCGGCCGGCTTCATGGCACGCTGGCTGGCGCGCCATCCGCAACTCGCGCCCCGCTTCGAGGGTGCCACGCGGACCGGCCCGGTGCAGGTGACCGGACCGTTCGCCTCGCACGCCAGGCGTGGTGCCGCCGCCGGAGTGGCGCTGGTGGGCGACGCGGTGGATTTCTTCGATCCCTTCACCGGCGAGGGGATCTATGCCGCGCTGCGCGGTGGTGAACTGCTCGGTGGGTACGCCGCCGACGCGGCCGCCGCGCCAACACCCGCTGCCGCGTTCCGCGCCCTGCAGGCGTACGATGCGGCGCGCACGGCGGAGTTCCGCCAGAAATGGGTCGTCGAGCGCGTGATCGGCGCCGCCGTGTCGTCGCCGATGCTCATGAACCATGCGGCGCGCGTGCTCGGCGCGCGCCGCGACCTCGCCGACCTGCTCGTCGGCGTCACCGGGGACTTCGTGCCGGCGCGGGCCGTGCTCAGCCCCGCATTCCTGCTGCACTTCCTCGACCCGCGACGCTGGCGCCTGCCGCGTCGCGCCACCTGA
- a CDS encoding flavin reductase family protein, with the protein MPIDKDLYRAVLGRFASGVTIVTTIDAEGRDHGMTVSAFSSLSLDPPLVLVCIDHTASVWPAFRDARVLAVNILSSSQEALSRRFASRDGDRFEGVGFTRGSDGVVLLDDTLAAVECTVVDCIAHGDHSILVGRVDAGMARDLQPLLYYRGGYASLTR; encoded by the coding sequence ATGCCGATCGACAAGGATCTCTACCGCGCCGTGCTGGGCCGGTTCGCCAGCGGCGTCACCATCGTCACCACCATCGACGCCGAGGGACGCGACCACGGCATGACCGTGAGTGCGTTCTCGTCGCTGTCGCTGGATCCGCCGCTGGTGCTGGTCTGCATCGACCACACCGCCTCGGTGTGGCCTGCCTTCCGCGATGCCCGCGTGCTCGCCGTGAACATCCTGTCGTCGTCACAGGAGGCGCTCTCACGCCGCTTCGCGAGCCGCGATGGGGACCGGTTCGAGGGCGTGGGCTTCACGCGCGGCAGCGACGGGGTGGTGCTGCTCGACGACACGCTCGCCGCCGTCGAGTGCACCGTGGTCGACTGCATCGCGCACGGCGACCACTCGATCCTGGTCGGCCGCGTGGATGCCGGCATGGCGCGCGACCTGCAGCCGCTGCTCTACTACCGCGGTGGGTATGCCTCACTCACCCGCTGA
- a CDS encoding methyltransferase domain-containing protein: MGLLTPARRMGHEVLDEPGVSPDLVMRSHRDITRANALFGGTRAVVARVRAIEHRLPASPLVVDVGAGSGDILDAVCAVLRDGGRRPRPVAVDTAVALAPAVRQRGSHFICGSIFALPLATAAADLVIAAQVIHHFPHHDVHSVLAELNRVARHAVLVSDLRRSWIAAAGLWASSFPLGFHPVSRHDGVVSVLRGFAPEELRSAIRQATGATADVHTHLGWRVTADWHPGHAA, from the coding sequence GTGGGCCTGCTGACGCCCGCCCGGCGCATGGGCCACGAGGTGCTCGACGAGCCCGGCGTATCACCCGACCTCGTGATGCGCTCGCATCGCGACATCACCCGCGCCAATGCGCTCTTCGGCGGCACGCGCGCCGTCGTCGCCCGTGTGCGCGCGATCGAGCACCGCCTCCCCGCCTCCCCGCTGGTGGTGGACGTCGGCGCCGGCAGCGGCGACATCCTCGACGCCGTCTGCGCCGTGCTCCGCGACGGGGGGCGCCGGCCGCGCCCGGTTGCCGTCGACACTGCGGTCGCGCTCGCGCCCGCCGTGCGGCAGCGCGGCAGTCACTTCATCTGCGGCTCGATCTTTGCGCTGCCGCTCGCGACGGCTGCCGCCGATCTCGTGATCGCGGCGCAGGTGATCCATCATTTCCCGCACCACGACGTACATTCCGTCCTTGCCGAGTTGAATCGCGTGGCACGCCACGCCGTGCTCGTCAGTGACCTGCGCCGGAGCTGGATCGCGGCGGCGGGACTCTGGGCCAGCAGCTTTCCGCTCGGGTTTCATCCGGTCAGCCGTCACGACGGGGTTGTCAGTGTGCTGCGAGGCTTCGCACCTGAGGAACTCCGGAGCGCGATTCGGCAGGCCACCGGTGCCACGGCCGACGTGCACACGCATCTCGGCTGGCGCGTGACCGCAGACTGGCACCCCGGACACGCCGCGTGA